Proteins from a genomic interval of Thunnus maccoyii chromosome 1, fThuMac1.1, whole genome shotgun sequence:
- the LOC121900807 gene encoding cytochrome b-c1 complex subunit Rieske, mitochondrial, with protein sequence MMSIATRSGAFSPYMQATAFAVAGPLKALIPGVVVKGETVLLNPKKQFLCRESLNGQSPKTGPAVTVSINACAGVRFAHTDVRIPDFSDYRRPEVQDPNKSSQESSESRRTFSYLVTGATTVMGVYAAKTVVSQFVSSMSASADVLAMSKIQIKLSDIPEGNNMTFKWRGKPLFVRHRTEKEIATEAAVNIAELRDPEHDKDRVINPSWVIVLGVCTHLGCVPIANAGDFGGYYCPCHGSHYDASGRIRKGPAPLNLEVPYYEFPDDDTVIVG encoded by the exons ATGATGTCCATCGCCACCCGTTCAGGGGCTTTCTCCCCTTACATGCAGGCTACAGCTTTTGCAGTGGCTGGTCCCCTGAAAGCCCTGATACCTGGTGTTGTTGTTAAGGGAGAGACGGTTTTGTTGAACCCGAAAAAACAATTCCTGTGCCGCGAATCGCTAAATGGTCAAAGCCCAAAGACGGGGCCTGCCGTAACCGTTAGCATCAATG cctGTGCAGGAGTCCGATTTGCCCACACAGATGTCAGGATACCAGACTTCTCTGACTATAGGCGCCCAGAGGTGCAAGACCCCAATAAGTCCTCCCAAGAGAGCAGCGAATCAAGAAGAACCTTCTCCTACCTGGTCACCGGTGCCACAACTGTTATGGGCGTCTACGCCGCCAAGACAGTGGTCTCTCAGTTCGTCTCCTCCATGAGCGCCTCAGCTGACGTCCTGGCCATGTCGAAGATCCAAATCAAGCTGAGCGACATCCCTGAAGGCAACAACATGACCTTCAAGTGGAGAGGCAAACCGCTGTTCGTCCGTCACCGCACAGAGAAGGAGATCGCCACGGAGGCTGCCGTCAACATCGCTGAGCTGCGTGACCCTGAGCACGACAAGGACCGGGTCATCAACCCCAGCTGGGTCATCGTCCTCGGGGTGTGCACACATCTGGGTTGTGTGCCCATTGCCAACGCTGGCGACTTCGGCGGTTACTACTGCCCCTGCCACGGCTCCCACTACGATGCATCAGGCCGCATCAGGAAAGGCCCCGCCCCCCTCAACCTGGAGGTCCCCTACTACGAGTTCCCAGACGATGACACCGTGATTGTTGGATAA